In Afipia sp. GAS231, a single window of DNA contains:
- the cysT gene encoding sulfate ABC transporter permease subunit CysT, with translation MGLTLTWLSVIILIPLAALFLKTFELSFDQFWGIVTSRRTLNALKISFGLSFAAALVNLVMGTVIVWALVRYRFPGRRLFDAIVDIPFALPTAVAGVALTQLFAQKGWLGAPLAELGIKVAFTPTGIFIAMIFIGIPFVVRTVQPVLIDLDPEIEEAAASLGANRWHTVFRVILPGLVPALLTGFALAFARAVGEYGSVIFIAGNLPNVSEIAPLLIVIRLSEFRYADATAIAVVMLLASFLIIFAVNRLQRWAQNRTPVH, from the coding sequence ATGGGACTGACCCTGACATGGCTCTCCGTCATCATTCTGATCCCGCTCGCCGCTCTGTTTCTCAAGACGTTCGAGCTTTCGTTCGATCAGTTCTGGGGCATCGTCACCAGCCGCCGCACGCTGAACGCGTTGAAGATTTCATTCGGTCTTTCGTTCGCCGCCGCGCTGGTCAATCTGGTGATGGGAACCGTCATCGTCTGGGCGCTGGTGCGGTATCGCTTTCCGGGCCGGCGGCTGTTCGACGCCATCGTCGACATTCCCTTTGCGCTGCCGACCGCCGTTGCCGGCGTGGCGTTGACCCAATTGTTCGCGCAAAAGGGCTGGCTCGGCGCGCCGCTGGCTGAACTCGGCATCAAGGTTGCGTTTACGCCCACCGGCATTTTCATTGCGATGATCTTCATCGGCATCCCCTTCGTGGTGCGAACCGTGCAGCCGGTGCTGATCGACCTCGATCCTGAGATCGAGGAGGCCGCCGCCAGTCTCGGCGCCAACCGCTGGCACACCGTGTTCCGGGTAATCCTGCCGGGTCTGGTGCCGGCGCTGCTGACAGGATTTGCGCTGGCTTTTGCGCGTGCGGTCGGCGAATACGGCTCGGTCATCTTCATCGCCGGCAATCTGCCGAACGTCTCGGAAATCGCGCCGCTGTTGATCGTGATCCGGCTGTCCGAATTTCGCTATGCCGACGCCACCGCGATTGCGGTCGTCATGCTGCTGGCCTCGTTCCTGATCATCTTCGCCGTCAACCGCCTGCAGCGCTGGGCGCAAAACCGCACGCCGGTGCATTGA
- a CDS encoding patatin-like phospholipase family protein, translating to MDNSDSAPATTPANAMRVLVLQGGGALGSYQAGAFQALCRSGFEPEWVAGISIGAINSAIIAGNEANKRVDRLKEFWDMVSSPVSWNPITPGERARSLFNETSAALIATFGVPGFFTPRIPPAPLWPPGSSESQSYYDTAPLKKTLERLVDFDRINDLKMRLSVGAVGVTSGNFRYFDNYEFKKLGKKIGPEHIMASGALPPGFPSVVIEGEHYWDGGIASNTPLDFVLDEEIARDLLIFQVDLFSARGDLPVSLLEAAEREKDIRFSSRTRMNTDKNKQIHNARMAVRDLIGKLPDYLKNDPSVEWLRKASRENTVTVVHLIYKSKNYESSSKDYDFSHVGVVEHWNAGARDVHLSMRHKEWLERPQSGETMVTYDLTGDVSAPPKGKQE from the coding sequence ATGGATAATTCCGATTCCGCGCCCGCAACGACGCCTGCCAATGCGATGCGTGTGCTGGTGTTGCAAGGCGGGGGCGCGCTTGGCTCCTACCAGGCCGGCGCCTTTCAGGCGCTGTGCCGTTCCGGGTTCGAGCCGGAATGGGTCGCCGGCATCTCGATCGGCGCCATTAATTCCGCGATCATCGCCGGCAACGAAGCCAACAAGCGCGTCGACCGGCTGAAGGAATTCTGGGACATGGTTTCGTCGCCGGTGTCCTGGAATCCGATTACCCCGGGGGAACGGGCGCGTTCGCTGTTCAACGAGACCAGCGCCGCCCTGATCGCGACCTTCGGCGTGCCGGGCTTCTTCACGCCGCGGATTCCGCCCGCGCCGCTGTGGCCGCCGGGCAGCTCGGAATCGCAGAGCTATTACGACACCGCGCCGCTGAAAAAGACGCTGGAACGGCTGGTCGACTTCGACCGCATCAACGACCTGAAGATGCGGCTCAGCGTCGGCGCGGTCGGCGTCACCTCGGGCAATTTCAGGTATTTCGACAATTACGAATTCAAGAAACTCGGCAAGAAGATCGGCCCCGAGCACATCATGGCTTCGGGCGCATTGCCGCCGGGCTTTCCCTCTGTTGTCATCGAAGGCGAGCATTATTGGGATGGCGGCATCGCTTCCAATACCCCGCTGGATTTCGTACTGGACGAGGAGATCGCCCGCGATCTCCTGATCTTCCAGGTCGACCTGTTCTCGGCGCGCGGCGACCTGCCGGTGTCGCTGTTGGAAGCCGCCGAGCGCGAAAAGGACATCCGCTTTTCCAGCCGCACCCGCATGAACACCGACAAGAACAAGCAGATCCACAACGCCCGCATGGCGGTGCGCGACCTGATCGGAAAGTTGCCGGACTATCTGAAGAACGATCCGTCGGTCGAATGGCTGCGCAAGGCGTCCAGGGAAAACACCGTCACCGTGGTGCACCTGATCTACAAGAGCAAGAACTACGAATCCTCGTCCAAGGATTACGACTTCTCGCATGTCGGGGTGGTCGAGCACTGGAATGCGGGCGCCCGGGACGTGCATTTGTCGATGCGTCACAAAGAATGGCTAGAACGGCCGCAGTCCGGGGAAACCATGGTGACATACGATCTCACGGGGGATGTTTCGGCTCCCCCCAAAGGCAAACAGGAGTGA
- a CDS encoding CAP domain-containing protein, with amino-acid sequence MRAIFAMIGLLALGGCMADNPPPEQPTMYLSMANGGAALDPQAAASLISLYRQNNGLGAVVVDPDLMKLAEAQSQAMAGRNKLDHDVKGPLEKRLGASGYPAKLAVENVSAGYHTLAEAFSGWRDSPPHKANMLKNGVTKLGIAATYAPNTKYKVFWTLILAST; translated from the coding sequence ATGCGGGCAATTTTTGCCATGATCGGGCTTTTGGCGTTGGGCGGCTGCATGGCCGACAATCCGCCGCCCGAACAGCCGACCATGTATCTCAGCATGGCCAATGGCGGCGCCGCGCTGGATCCGCAGGCGGCGGCCTCGCTGATCTCGCTGTACCGGCAAAACAACGGCCTCGGCGCCGTTGTGGTCGACCCCGATCTGATGAAACTTGCGGAAGCGCAGTCGCAGGCGATGGCCGGCCGCAACAAGCTCGACCACGATGTCAAAGGCCCGCTGGAGAAGCGGCTCGGCGCCTCCGGCTATCCCGCCAAGCTGGCGGTGGAGAACGTCTCGGCCGGCTATCATACGCTGGCGGAAGCGTTTTCCGGCTGGCGCGACTCGCCCCCGCACAAGGCCAACATGCTCAAGAACGGTGTCACAAAATTGGGCATCGCGGCGACTTATGCTCCGAACACCAAGTACAAGGTGTTCTGGACGCTCATTCTTGCGTCAACCTGA
- a CDS encoding polysaccharide biosynthesis C-terminal domain-containing protein, whose protein sequence is METQSATAAPAGVIARLKSLLGGSSEASVTRRLAGTIFIIRVVSAALAYFSQIVLARWMGGSDYGVYVYVWTWVLLLGSMMDFGISASAQKIIPEYRTRGEHALLRGFLSGSRWMTFAVSSVVSLGLAGIVRGLSPWIDANAIVPLYIGCLTLPAFVVANTQDGIARSHDWMRLGLMPQFIVRQSLIIGFTAGAFVLGFHLGATAAMLASAAAVWLAMIGQMIVLNRRLKGHIEPGAKAYDYRGWLAVSLPILLVESFYLLLSYTDVLVLQQFRSSEEVGIYFAVVKTLALVSFIHYAMSATTAHRFAEYHALGDKARLSAYVAHAIQWTFWPSLAATAALLALGKPLLWLFGPHFVVGYDIMFIAAIGLVVRSAIGPVERLLNMLGHQHICALAYALAFVMNVVLCLALVPRFGGHGAAAATSISLAFETVLLFWIVRRRLGLHVLAFGKR, encoded by the coding sequence ATGGAGACGCAATCTGCAACCGCTGCCCCTGCCGGCGTGATCGCCCGGCTGAAGTCGTTGCTCGGTGGTTCCAGCGAAGCCTCCGTCACCCGGCGGCTGGCCGGCACCATCTTCATCATCCGGGTCGTCAGCGCGGCACTGGCCTATTTCTCGCAGATCGTGCTGGCGCGCTGGATGGGCGGCTCGGATTACGGCGTCTATGTCTATGTCTGGACCTGGGTGCTGCTGCTCGGCAGCATGATGGATTTCGGCATCTCGGCGTCGGCGCAAAAGATCATTCCGGAATACCGCACCCGCGGCGAGCATGCGCTGCTGCGCGGCTTTCTCTCCGGCAGCCGCTGGATGACGTTTGCGGTGTCTTCCGTCGTCTCGCTGGGACTCGCCGGCATCGTCAGGGGACTGTCGCCGTGGATCGACGCCAACGCGATCGTTCCGCTCTATATCGGCTGCCTGACGCTGCCCGCTTTCGTCGTCGCCAACACCCAGGACGGCATTGCGCGTTCGCATGACTGGATGCGGCTCGGCCTGATGCCGCAATTCATCGTGCGCCAGTCGCTGATCATCGGTTTCACCGCCGGCGCCTTCGTGCTCGGCTTTCATCTTGGCGCCACCGCGGCGATGCTGGCCAGCGCCGCTGCGGTCTGGCTCGCGATGATCGGGCAGATGATCGTGCTCAACCGCAGGCTCAAGGGTCATATCGAACCTGGCGCGAAAGCCTATGACTATCGTGGCTGGCTCGCGGTCTCGCTGCCGATCCTGCTGGTCGAGAGCTTCTATCTGCTGCTGTCCTACACCGACGTGCTGGTGTTGCAGCAATTCCGTTCCTCGGAGGAAGTCGGCATCTATTTCGCCGTGGTCAAGACGCTGGCGCTGGTCTCCTTTATTCACTACGCGATGTCGGCGACGACGGCGCATCGTTTTGCCGAGTATCACGCGCTTGGCGACAAGGCGCGGCTGTCAGCCTATGTGGCGCACGCGATCCAGTGGACGTTCTGGCCGTCGCTCGCGGCGACGGCGGCGCTGCTGGCGCTGGGCAAGCCGCTGCTGTGGCTGTTCGGGCCGCATTTCGTGGTTGGCTACGACATCATGTTCATTGCCGCCATCGGCCTCGTGGTGCGCTCGGCGATCGGCCCGGTCGAGCGGCTGCTCAACATGCTCGGCCACCAGCACATCTGCGCCTTGGCCTATGCGCTGGCGTTCGTCATGAACGTCGTGCTCTGCCTCGCGCTGGTGCCGCGCTTCGGCGGCCACGGCGCCGCGGCCGCCACCTCGATCTCGCTGGCGTTCGAGACCGTGCTGCTGTTCTGGATCGTCCGGCGGCGGCTTGGGCTGCACGTGCTGGCGTTCGGGAAGCGCTGA
- a CDS encoding sulfite exporter TauE/SafE family protein yields the protein MIDPLYVASGFGVGVLVGMTGVGGGSLMTPLLILLFGIHPTTAVGTDLLYAAATKTGGSFVHGWARSIHWPAVLRLASGSIPASILTLVAMSQLDLNGESERSLVNLVLCFALLLTAISLIFRKTILDRYRQRLEKLDDVTTARATVVVGVALGVLVSISSVGAGAVGVTALLLLYPRLPMASIVGSDIAHAVPLTLVAGIGHWAMGAIDWPLMGVLLIGSVPGIVIGSYCAVRVPEKVLRVALASVLIVVAAKLASGELNLSPEGMMAFARSAAH from the coding sequence ATGATTGACCCGCTCTACGTTGCGTCGGGATTCGGCGTCGGCGTCCTGGTCGGGATGACCGGCGTCGGCGGCGGCTCGTTGATGACGCCATTGCTGATCCTGCTGTTCGGCATCCACCCGACGACGGCGGTCGGTACCGACCTGCTATACGCTGCTGCAACCAAGACCGGCGGCAGCTTTGTGCATGGCTGGGCGCGCAGCATCCATTGGCCGGCGGTGCTTCGTCTGGCCAGCGGCAGTATCCCGGCGAGCATCCTGACGCTCGTTGCGATGTCGCAACTTGATCTCAACGGGGAGTCCGAGCGCAGCCTGGTCAATCTGGTGCTGTGTTTTGCGCTTCTGCTCACCGCGATATCGCTGATCTTTCGCAAGACAATTCTGGACCGATACCGCCAGCGTCTCGAAAAACTCGACGACGTCACGACCGCCCGCGCTACCGTCGTAGTGGGCGTTGCGCTCGGCGTGCTGGTCTCGATCTCGTCCGTGGGAGCCGGCGCAGTCGGCGTCACCGCATTGCTGCTGCTCTATCCGCGCCTGCCGATGGCAAGCATCGTCGGCTCCGACATCGCGCATGCGGTGCCGCTGACACTGGTCGCCGGCATCGGACACTGGGCGATGGGCGCGATCGACTGGCCGCTGATGGGCGTATTGCTGATCGGCTCGGTGCCCGGCATCGTGATCGGCAGCTACTGCGCGGTGCGCGTGCCGGAGAAAGTGCTGCGGGTCGCACTGGCGTCGGTTCTGATCGTGGTCGCTGCCAAGCTCGCGTCCGGCGAACTGAATTTGTCGCCGGAGGGCATGATGGCGTTTGCCCGGAGCGCCGCCCACTGA
- a CDS encoding pyridoxamine 5'-phosphate oxidase family protein, giving the protein MSIYHDRQRELQDAFDTRRLADVIESNNLHVTFNPLDEAFIASRDFFFLATADASGKPSCSFKAGSVGFVRLIDERTLAFPCYDGNGMYLSMGNLKANPKIGMLFVDFEKPNRLRVSGEASIAENDPLLAHYPEAQLIVRVAVTEIFLNCPRYIPKFKRVADSPFVPVAGRETPFPNWKQIDFVRETLPARDRQIAMQMPAIDIMDYIHSIEES; this is encoded by the coding sequence ATGAGCATTTATCACGACCGGCAACGCGAGCTCCAGGACGCGTTCGATACCAGACGGCTGGCGGACGTCATCGAAAGCAACAACCTTCACGTTACATTCAATCCGCTCGACGAAGCGTTCATCGCCAGCAGGGACTTCTTCTTTCTTGCCACGGCCGACGCGTCGGGAAAGCCGAGTTGCTCGTTCAAGGCCGGGTCGGTCGGTTTCGTCAGGCTCATCGATGAGCGCACGCTCGCTTTCCCCTGCTACGATGGCAACGGCATGTACCTATCGATGGGAAACCTGAAGGCCAATCCAAAGATCGGCATGCTGTTCGTTGATTTCGAGAAACCGAACCGCTTGAGGGTCAGCGGCGAGGCATCGATTGCCGAAAACGATCCCCTGCTGGCGCATTATCCGGAAGCCCAGCTGATCGTTCGGGTCGCGGTCACCGAAATATTTCTCAATTGCCCGCGCTACATTCCCAAGTTCAAGCGCGTGGCGGACTCGCCGTTCGTGCCGGTCGCCGGCAGGGAGACGCCGTTTCCAAACTGGAAGCAGATCGATTTCGTGCGCGAGACCTTGCCGGCGCGGGACCGGCAGATAGCCATGCAGATGCCCGCCATCGACATCATGGACTACATCCACTCGATCGAAGAATCCTGA
- a CDS encoding carbon-nitrogen hydrolase family protein, translating into MALTNQKYKVAAVQAAPAFLDLDASVEKTIRLIDEAGAKGARLIAFPETWIPGYPWWIWLGAPAWAIMKGFVSSYFDNALAYDSPAADKLRQAVKRNDIVAVLGLSERDGGSLYIAQWIIGPDGETIAQRRKLKPTHVERSVFGEGDGSGLAVHDLEIGRVGALCCWEHLQPLSKYAMYAQNEQVHVAAWPSFSLYDPFAHALGAEVNNAASKIYAVEGSCFVVAPCATVSKEMIDLLCDTPDKHDLLHAGGGFATIYGPDGAPIGDRLPPDQEGLIYADVDLGMISVAKAAADPAGHYARPDVTRLLLNKRPGNRVEALALPVDQVGAGEEASSISRSAKGAAELLNAAE; encoded by the coding sequence ATGGCACTGACCAATCAGAAATATAAAGTAGCCGCCGTCCAGGCCGCGCCGGCCTTTCTCGATCTGGACGCGTCCGTCGAAAAGACAATCCGGCTGATCGACGAGGCCGGCGCCAAGGGCGCCCGTCTGATCGCCTTTCCGGAAACCTGGATACCCGGATATCCCTGGTGGATATGGCTGGGCGCGCCGGCCTGGGCGATCATGAAAGGCTTCGTTTCCAGCTATTTCGACAACGCGCTTGCCTATGACAGTCCTGCCGCGGACAAATTGCGACAGGCCGTGAAACGCAACGACATCGTCGCGGTGTTGGGACTGTCGGAGCGGGACGGCGGGAGCCTCTATATCGCCCAATGGATCATCGGGCCGGACGGCGAAACCATAGCCCAACGCCGCAAGCTCAAGCCGACCCATGTCGAACGTTCGGTGTTTGGCGAGGGCGATGGCAGCGGCCTTGCCGTGCACGACCTCGAGATCGGACGCGTTGGCGCGCTGTGCTGCTGGGAGCATCTGCAGCCGTTGTCGAAATACGCCATGTATGCGCAGAACGAACAGGTTCACGTTGCCGCGTGGCCGAGTTTCTCGCTCTACGATCCGTTCGCCCATGCGCTCGGCGCGGAGGTCAACAACGCAGCCAGCAAGATCTACGCCGTCGAGGGATCGTGCTTCGTCGTGGCACCCTGCGCGACAGTTTCGAAGGAAATGATCGATTTGCTGTGCGACACGCCGGACAAGCACGATCTGCTGCATGCCGGCGGCGGATTTGCGACAATCTATGGTCCCGACGGCGCGCCGATTGGCGACCGTTTGCCGCCGGATCAGGAAGGGCTGATCTATGCGGACGTCGATCTTGGCATGATCTCGGTCGCGAAGGCCGCCGCCGATCCCGCGGGCCATTATGCGCGGCCGGATGTCACCCGGCTGCTGCTGAACAAGCGCCCGGGCAACCGCGTCGAGGCGCTCGCGCTTCCGGTCGATCAGGTGGGGGCAGGCGAGGAGGCGTCCTCGATATCAAGATCGGCAAAAGGCGCTGCCGAACTGCTCAACGCGGCGGAATGA
- a CDS encoding helix-turn-helix domain-containing protein, which produces MQVVLATSAVAETKRLQYWRDAVCDTFVELDCRALSDAPFFGEITTGQCDEMHFSKVRSDGQIVDRTKNRIRRAREEVVLVSVQVEGTGMVDQDGRQATLLPGDFACYDSTRPYTLSFGAQFEQIVLHMPRNAMIRRIGPTEAVTATRVAAGSPLGSLVAPFIRNTAAIVSEVGAVAAGRLSDVCLGLVTTALGDLTSCPHRNDTPARAALTFRAKAIIERNLGDVQLNTEKVAALMGISSRYLQDLFHSENTTVSEWIWSRRLEKARRDLFDPLLARESITQVALACGFSDLAHFSRRFKAAYALAPREYRCLQTPGLPPA; this is translated from the coding sequence ATGCAGGTCGTTCTGGCAACCTCGGCCGTTGCCGAGACTAAACGGCTTCAGTACTGGCGCGATGCGGTGTGCGACACGTTCGTCGAGCTGGATTGCCGCGCTTTGTCGGACGCGCCATTTTTCGGCGAGATCACGACCGGGCAGTGCGACGAGATGCATTTCTCGAAAGTCCGCTCCGACGGGCAGATCGTCGACCGTACCAAGAACCGCATCCGCAGGGCGCGCGAGGAAGTCGTCCTCGTCAGCGTGCAGGTCGAGGGCACCGGCATGGTCGACCAGGATGGACGGCAGGCCACGCTGCTGCCGGGCGACTTCGCATGCTATGACAGCACCCGGCCTTACACGCTGAGCTTCGGCGCGCAGTTCGAACAGATCGTGCTGCATATGCCGCGCAACGCGATGATCCGGCGCATCGGCCCGACGGAGGCCGTCACGGCGACGCGCGTCGCGGCCGGCAGCCCGCTCGGCTCGCTGGTGGCTCCCTTCATCCGCAACACCGCGGCCATCGTCTCGGAGGTTGGCGCGGTCGCGGCCGGGCGGCTATCGGACGTTTGCCTTGGACTGGTGACCACGGCGCTCGGCGATCTGACGTCGTGTCCGCATCGTAACGACACCCCGGCGCGGGCCGCACTGACGTTCCGCGCCAAGGCCATCATCGAGCGGAATCTGGGCGACGTTCAGCTCAACACCGAGAAGGTGGCGGCGCTGATGGGCATTTCGTCGCGCTATCTGCAGGATCTGTTTCATTCGGAAAATACGACGGTGAGCGAGTGGATCTGGTCCCGGCGACTTGAGAAAGCCCGGCGCGACCTGTTCGATCCCTTGCTGGCCCGGGAATCCATCACGCAAGTCGCGCTGGCCTGCGGATTTTCCGATCTGGCCCATTTCAGCCGTCGCTTCAAGGCGGCCTATGCACTGGCGCCCCGAGAGTACCGATGCCTGCAAACGCCCGGTCTCCCGCCGGCCTGA
- a CDS encoding 3-hydroxybutyrate dehydrogenase, with the protein MGTLTGKTAVVTGSTSGIGLAYARAFAGAGANIVLNGMGAPADIEKERSGIETDFKVRAVHSPADMTKPAEIAEMIALGETTFGSVDILVNNAGIQFVSPIEEFPPEKWEMIIAINLSSAFYGIRAAVPGMKKRGWGRIINTASAHSLVASPFKSAYVSAKHGIAGLTKTAALELATFKITCNCISPGYVWTPLVEHQIPETMKARNLTKEQVIHDVLLAAQPTKEFVTSEQVAALALFLCGDDAAQITGANLSIDGGWTAE; encoded by the coding sequence ATGGGTACTTTGACAGGCAAGACCGCGGTTGTGACCGGCTCGACCAGCGGCATCGGATTGGCCTATGCGCGCGCGTTCGCGGGCGCCGGCGCCAATATCGTGCTCAACGGCATGGGCGCGCCGGCGGATATCGAGAAGGAACGCTCCGGCATCGAGACTGATTTCAAGGTCAGGGCGGTACACTCGCCGGCCGACATGACCAAGCCGGCCGAGATCGCCGAAATGATCGCGCTCGGCGAAACCACCTTTGGCTCGGTCGACATCCTCGTCAACAATGCCGGCATCCAGTTTGTGTCGCCGATCGAGGAATTTCCGCCCGAGAAGTGGGAAATGATCATCGCGATCAATCTGTCGTCGGCGTTCTACGGTATCCGCGCCGCGGTGCCCGGCATGAAGAAGCGCGGCTGGGGCCGCATCATCAACACCGCGTCCGCGCATTCGCTGGTCGCCTCGCCGTTCAAGTCGGCCTATGTCTCGGCCAAGCACGGCATCGCCGGCCTCACCAAGACCGCGGCACTGGAGCTTGCGACCTTCAAGATCACCTGCAACTGCATTAGTCCTGGTTATGTCTGGACGCCGCTGGTCGAACACCAGATCCCCGAGACCATGAAGGCGCGCAACCTCACCAAGGAGCAGGTCATTCACGACGTGTTGCTGGCGGCGCAGCCGACCAAGGAATTCGTGACCTCCGAACAGGTTGCCGCGCTGGCGTTGTTCCTGTGCGGCGACGACGCCGCACAGATCACCGGCGCCAACCTCTCGATCGACGGCGGCTGGACCGCGGAGTAA
- the cysW gene encoding sulfate ABC transporter permease subunit CysW, whose protein sequence is MMSTESSFVTSATELRAYAPASDLSITAPASRAAAARALPRASRRDLRTEPGPIRFVIIALAVTFLSVFVVLPLLVVFAQAFSKGVGAYFSALAEPEALAAIRLTLLVAAISLTLNLVFGVVAAWSIAKFDFRGKTFLITLIDLPFSVSPVISGLVFVLLFGAQGYFGPWLQAHDIHILFAVPGIALATIFVTFPFVARALIPLMQEQGTQEEEAAISLGASGLQIFFRVTLPNIKWGLLYGVLLCNARAMGEFGAVSVVSGHIRGETNTMPLLVEILYNEYQFVSSFAIASLLAMLALITLVVKTVLERRLDEGQAPRDH, encoded by the coding sequence ATGATGTCGACGGAATCGAGCTTTGTGACCTCAGCGACCGAGTTGCGGGCCTACGCGCCCGCCTCCGACCTCAGCATTACCGCGCCGGCCTCCCGCGCAGCGGCCGCCCGCGCGCTGCCGCGCGCGTCCCGGCGCGATCTGCGGACCGAGCCCGGCCCGATACGGTTCGTCATCATTGCGCTCGCGGTCACGTTCCTCTCGGTCTTCGTGGTGCTGCCGCTGCTCGTGGTGTTCGCGCAGGCGTTTTCCAAGGGCGTCGGCGCCTATTTCAGCGCGCTCGCGGAGCCCGAAGCGCTTGCCGCGATCCGGCTGACGCTGCTGGTGGCGGCAATTTCCCTCACGCTCAATCTCGTGTTCGGCGTGGTGGCCGCGTGGTCGATCGCCAAGTTCGATTTTCGCGGCAAGACCTTCCTGATCACGCTGATCGACCTGCCGTTCTCGGTGAGTCCCGTCATCTCGGGTCTCGTCTTCGTGCTGCTGTTCGGCGCGCAGGGCTATTTCGGTCCGTGGCTGCAGGCGCACGATATCCATATCCTGTTCGCGGTGCCCGGCATTGCGCTCGCGACCATCTTCGTGACGTTTCCGTTCGTCGCCCGCGCGCTGATCCCGCTGATGCAGGAGCAGGGTACGCAGGAGGAGGAAGCCGCGATCTCGCTCGGCGCATCTGGCCTGCAGATCTTCTTCCGCGTCACCCTGCCCAATATCAAATGGGGCCTGCTGTATGGCGTATTGCTCTGTAATGCGCGCGCCATGGGCGAGTTCGGCGCGGTGTCCGTGGTGTCGGGCCATATTCGCGGCGAGACCAACACGATGCCGCTGCTGGTCGAAATTCTCTACAATGAATATCAATTCGTCTCGTCGTTCGCGATTGCGTCGCTGCTGGCGATGCTGGCGTTGATCACGCTGGTCGTGAAGACCGTCCTCGAACGACGTCTGGACGAGGGGCAAGCCCCACGAGACCATTAA
- a CDS encoding sulfate/molybdate ABC transporter ATP-binding protein gives MTIEVKNIVKKFGAFAALDNVDLKVANGELLALLGPSGSGKTTLLRIIAGLDWPDSGEVTIDGEDALAHGASERHVGFVFQHYALFRHMTVFENVAFGLRVQPRAIRKDEATIRARVKELLDLVQLDWLANRYPSQLSGGQRQRIALARALAIEPRILLLDEPFGALDAKVRKELRQWLRSLHSEIHVTSIFVTHDQEEALEVANRVVVMDKGRIEQIGTPGEVYDSPATAFVHGFIGESIVLPVNVSGSSVHLGGRPLNIAANGAASGASKLFVRRHDMQIGPAGSGSLEGAVRHVRSFGPIQRAEVALSGREGDTVIEIDAPRDRELQAGEIVSLQPRRYRIFAAQD, from the coding sequence GTGACCATTGAAGTCAAAAACATCGTCAAGAAGTTCGGCGCGTTCGCGGCGCTCGACAATGTCGACCTGAAAGTCGCCAACGGCGAATTGCTGGCGCTGCTCGGCCCGTCCGGTTCGGGCAAGACCACCTTGCTGCGGATTATCGCCGGCCTCGACTGGCCGGATTCCGGCGAAGTGACGATCGACGGCGAGGACGCGCTGGCGCATGGCGCCAGCGAGCGCCATGTCGGCTTCGTGTTCCAGCACTACGCGCTGTTCCGCCACATGACGGTGTTCGAGAACGTCGCCTTCGGCTTGCGGGTGCAGCCGCGCGCCATTCGCAAGGACGAGGCCACGATCCGCGCCCGCGTCAAGGAACTGCTCGATCTGGTGCAACTCGACTGGCTGGCGAACCGCTATCCCAGCCAGTTGTCCGGCGGCCAGCGGCAGCGCATCGCGCTGGCCCGCGCGCTGGCGATCGAGCCGCGCATCCTGCTGCTCGACGAGCCGTTCGGTGCGCTCGATGCCAAGGTGCGCAAGGAGCTGCGGCAATGGCTGCGCTCGCTGCATTCGGAAATCCACGTCACCTCGATCTTCGTCACCCACGACCAGGAAGAGGCGCTCGAAGTCGCCAACCGCGTCGTGGTGATGGACAAGGGCCGCATCGAGCAGATCGGGACGCCCGGCGAGGTCTATGACAGTCCGGCGACCGCTTTCGTGCACGGCTTCATCGGCGAATCCATCGTGCTGCCGGTCAATGTCAGCGGCAGTTCGGTGCACCTCGGCGGCCGGCCGCTCAACATCGCCGCCAATGGCGCCGCTTCGGGGGCCTCGAAACTGTTCGTCCGCCGCCACGACATGCAGATCGGGCCGGCCGGATCCGGTTCACTGGAAGGCGCGGTCCGCCATGTCCGCTCATTCGGTCCGATCCAGCGGGCCGAGGTCGCGCTCTCGGGCCGCGAGGGCGACACCGTGATCGAGATCGACGCGCCCCGGGACCGGGAACTGCAGGCCGGCGAAATCGTCAGCCTGCAGCCCCGCCGCTACCGCATTTTCGCCGCGCAGGATTAG